In the Elusimicrobiota bacterium genome, one interval contains:
- a CDS encoding SH3 domain-containing protein, translating to MENIEIKLIMKLCRIKVIKYYLTVLILILSGNTYIHATLYAILKTTVQKSGVEYYSNKQDVGIIEGTNVRIRKKPSIIDSDIIDHTNKGDVVEIIDRTAGKDTVNSTENYWYKVKLENRNEGWVFGQFLRIQQLSENITIQEQLIPQTTHDVTLNTINGLKLIMQANKNVFETDEPIDINLTITNMNKEIYLNKNISHGLCCITLILYPGKKCFYPWVSRDKYVWRIEDFIKLNTNTSHIINLTSNIFQPIKIGEPGEYQLVGGYTNEKSSYQQINNNGILETVNLNIWKGKIYSNIIPIKVIKKKK from the coding sequence TTGGAAAATATTGAGATTAAGCTAATCATGAAGCTATGTAGAATTAAAGTAATAAAATATTATTTAACTGTACTAATACTTATATTATCAGGCAATACATACATTCACGCAACTCTATATGCGATATTAAAAACAACTGTTCAAAAGAGTGGTGTTGAGTATTATTCGAACAAGCAAGATGTAGGAATAATAGAAGGAACCAATGTGCGAATAAGAAAAAAACCAAGTATTATAGATTCCGATATAATTGACCACACAAATAAAGGTGATGTGGTTGAAATAATTGACAGGACGGCAGGTAAAGATACGGTAAATAGTACAGAAAACTATTGGTATAAAGTGAAATTAGAAAATCGTAATGAAGGTTGGGTTTTTGGACAGTTTTTAAGGATACAACAATTATCTGAAAATATAACAATACAAGAACAGCTTATTCCACAAACAACACATGATGTAACCCTGAATACAATTAACGGCTTAAAACTAATTATGCAAGCAAACAAAAATGTTTTTGAAACAGACGAGCCTATAGATATTAATCTCACGATAACTAATATGAATAAAGAAATATATCTTAATAAAAATATTAGTCATGGATTGTGTTGCATAACTCTTATTCTATATCCTGGTAAAAAATGTTTTTATCCTTGGGTGAGTAGGGATAAATATGTGTGGCGAATAGAAGATTTTATTAAATTAAATACAAATACTAGCCATATTATTAACTTAACGAGTAATATATTTCAACCGATAAAAATTGGTGAACCAGGAGAGTATCAACTAGTTGGAGGATATACGAATGAAAAATCTAGTTATCAACAAATCAATAATAATGGTATTTTGGAGACTGTAAATCTTAATATTTGGAAGGGCAAAATATATTCAAATATTATTCCAATAAAGGTAATTAAAAAGAAAAAGTAG
- a CDS encoding ATP-binding protein, with the protein MTHKYKPRDIAKVLAGALDNMPVVVLTGLRQTGKSTFLLHQNELKSRKYYSFDDLNVLDAARRNPEEFLSSPQPLTIDEAQKFPELLTYIKQKVDKNRKPGQFLLSGSSNFALLKNIAESLAGRAVYLTMYPFSHREICGNVNAPPVLAQFLDTGNFPKKDVTTITWRDVITGGMPTVCLGGVKNPDVWFKGYEQTYVERDIRSLSQVADLSAFRNLLRLAAFRNTQILNQSELARDAKLNVMTTIRYVSLLETSYLIQRIPPYLRNPATRLIKSPKIYITDSGLASYLTGMRGIESSRPFSGALWESYTAQNLASIISSNLPNAEIAYWNIQGRYEVDFIIETGGRTIAIEVKSGSRWRTEDLTGLKAYMNNSQNCTAALLVYNGKEVLKLENKIWAVPISLLLS; encoded by the coding sequence ATGACACACAAATATAAGCCGCGGGATATCGCTAAGGTGTTGGCAGGCGCGCTGGACAACATGCCGGTGGTAGTGCTTACCGGTTTGCGGCAAACCGGGAAAAGCACGTTTTTGTTACACCAAAACGAACTTAAATCCCGTAAATACTACAGTTTTGACGATCTAAACGTGTTGGACGCCGCGCGCCGTAATCCGGAAGAGTTTTTATCGTCACCCCAACCGCTGACAATCGATGAAGCGCAGAAGTTTCCGGAACTTTTGACGTACATCAAACAAAAGGTGGACAAAAACCGCAAACCGGGACAGTTTTTGTTAAGCGGTTCTTCAAACTTTGCGTTACTAAAAAATATTGCGGAAAGCCTGGCAGGGCGGGCTGTGTATTTAACAATGTACCCGTTCTCGCACCGCGAAATTTGCGGGAACGTTAATGCTCCGCCGGTACTCGCACAGTTTTTAGATACCGGCAATTTCCCAAAAAAGGACGTAACAACAATTACCTGGCGGGACGTTATTACCGGCGGGATGCCGACAGTATGTTTGGGCGGTGTAAAGAACCCGGATGTTTGGTTTAAAGGGTATGAACAAACATACGTGGAACGCGACATCCGGTCTTTAAGCCAGGTAGCGGATCTCAGCGCGTTTCGCAACCTTCTGCGGTTGGCTGCGTTCCGTAACACGCAAATACTAAACCAAAGCGAGCTGGCTCGGGACGCTAAGCTTAACGTAATGACAACAATACGGTACGTTTCGTTACTTGAAACTTCGTATCTAATACAGCGGATTCCGCCGTATTTGCGCAACCCGGCTACGCGGCTAATAAAATCGCCAAAGATATATATTACGGACTCCGGGTTAGCAAGTTATTTGACCGGTATGCGGGGGATAGAAAGTTCGCGCCCGTTTTCCGGTGCGTTATGGGAAAGCTATACCGCGCAAAACTTGGCAAGTATTATATCTTCAAATTTACCAAACGCAGAAATTGCGTACTGGAACATCCAGGGACGATATGAAGTGGATTTTATTATAGAAACCGGCGGGCGGACGATTGCTATAGAAGTGAAAAGCGGCAGCCGGTGGCGTACCGAAGACCTTACTGGATTAAAAGCGTATATGAACAATTCACAAAACTGTACTGCCGCGCTCCTGGTATATAACGGAAAAGAAGTGTTGAAGTTGGAAAACAAAATCTGGGCGGTACCAATATCATTGTTACTGAGCTAA
- the groL gene encoding chaperonin GroEL (60 kDa chaperone family; promotes refolding of misfolded polypeptides especially under stressful conditions; forms two stacked rings of heptamers to form a barrel-shaped 14mer; ends can be capped by GroES; misfolded proteins enter the barrel where they are refolded when GroES binds) yields MAKQLKFADDAMKSLKRGVDQLANAVKVTLGPRGRYVVLDKKFGSPTVTNDGVTIAKDIELEEPFENMGAELVKEVASKTNDIAGDGTTTATVLAQIFIAEGMRNITAGANPVHIKRGIDKAVEAVVAEIKAKAKPVKSDKDEIAQIASISANDKEIGKLLADAISKVGKDGVITVEEGKTAETMVDIVEGMQFDRGYLSPYFITNGETMVAELEDPYIIITDKKISAMNDMLPLLEKVAQTGKMFVIIAEDIEGEALATLIVNKIRGTLKCAAVKAPGFGDRRKEMLQDIAVLTGGTVISEEIGVKLDKVGLDMLGTCSSVKIDKENTTIVGGKGKKKGIEDRISQIRKQIEDSTSDYDKEKLQERLAKLVGGVAVIKVGAATETEMKSKKYKVEDAMHATRAGLEEGIVPGGGVLLLNCQSALDVLKAVDHDEQTGINIVRRALEEPIRQIAENAGLEGSVVVNKIRTSPIGFGLDAETGEYVDMIKSGIVDPAKVVRTALQNAASISGLLLTTEVLITDIPEKKDKMPAMPPDGGGMY; encoded by the coding sequence ATGGCAAAACAATTGAAATTTGCGGATGACGCAATGAAATCGCTTAAACGCGGCGTGGACCAGTTGGCGAACGCTGTGAAAGTAACGCTTGGCCCGCGCGGGCGGTATGTGGTATTGGATAAGAAATTTGGCTCGCCGACAGTTACAAACGACGGCGTAACCATCGCGAAAGATATTGAGCTCGAAGAACCGTTTGAAAACATGGGTGCGGAACTCGTGAAAGAAGTAGCCTCGAAGACTAACGATATCGCCGGTGACGGGACAACCACCGCAACGGTGTTAGCTCAGATATTTATTGCCGAAGGTATGCGCAATATTACTGCCGGAGCGAATCCTGTGCATATAAAACGCGGGATTGATAAGGCTGTGGAAGCAGTAGTAGCAGAAATTAAGGCAAAAGCGAAACCTGTAAAATCGGATAAAGACGAGATCGCGCAAATCGCGTCAATCTCAGCGAATGATAAGGAAATCGGGAAACTTTTAGCGGATGCAATTTCTAAAGTCGGGAAAGACGGGGTTATTACGGTAGAAGAAGGTAAGACTGCTGAGACTATGGTGGATATAGTTGAAGGTATGCAGTTTGACCGCGGATACTTATCTCCGTACTTCATAACAAACGGAGAGACTATGGTAGCGGAACTCGAAGATCCGTATATTATTATCACTGACAAAAAAATCAGTGCAATGAACGATATGCTGCCGTTGCTTGAGAAAGTTGCGCAGACCGGTAAGATGTTCGTTATTATTGCGGAAGATATTGAGGGAGAAGCGTTAGCAACACTGATCGTTAACAAAATCCGCGGGACATTGAAATGCGCTGCAGTTAAGGCGCCTGGGTTTGGCGACCGCAGAAAAGAAATGTTGCAGGATATCGCGGTGCTTACCGGCGGAACAGTTATTTCTGAAGAAATCGGTGTGAAGCTCGATAAAGTCGGGCTTGATATGCTTGGAACATGTTCCAGCGTGAAGATCGATAAGGAAAACACAACGATCGTTGGCGGTAAAGGTAAGAAAAAAGGGATTGAAGACCGGATCTCACAGATTCGTAAACAAATCGAAGATTCAACATCGGATTATGATAAAGAAAAATTGCAGGAACGGTTAGCGAAACTCGTTGGCGGAGTAGCGGTTATCAAGGTCGGTGCAGCGACAGAGACCGAGATGAAGTCAAAGAAGTATAAAGTTGAAGACGCAATGCATGCTACCCGCGCGGGCTTGGAAGAAGGAATCGTTCCCGGTGGTGGAGTATTGTTGCTCAACTGTCAATCCGCGTTGGATGTACTTAAGGCTGTGGATCATGATGAACAGACCGGGATTAACATTGTCCGCCGTGCGCTTGAAGAGCCTATACGCCAGATCGCGGAAAACGCAGGGCTTGAAGGGTCGGTTGTAGTGAATAAAATACGTACCAGCCCGATAGGGTTCGGCCTTGATGCGGAAACCGGGGAATATGTGGATATGATAAAATCCGGGATCGTGGATCCTGCAAAAGTGGTGCGTACTGCTTTGCAGAACGCGGCGTCAATCTCCGGGTTGTTATTGACAACAGAAGTGTTGATCACTGATATTCCTGAGAAAAAAGATAAGATGCCGGCAATGCCGCCCGATGGCGGCGGGATGTATTAA
- the groES gene encoding co-chaperone GroES codes for MKMKPLGDRVIVEPMEEKEEKKGNIIIPDTAKEKPQRGKIVATGPGKRTEDGKLLPMDVVDGDEILYGKYSGTEIKLDGKEYLIMHQEDILGVMEKGK; via the coding sequence ATGAAAATGAAACCGCTAGGTGATCGTGTAATTGTAGAACCGATGGAGGAGAAGGAAGAAAAGAAAGGGAATATTATTATTCCCGATACAGCAAAGGAAAAGCCGCAGCGCGGGAAAATCGTAGCTACAGGCCCGGGTAAACGTACAGAAGACGGTAAGTTGTTACCGATGGATGTCGTTGATGGCGATGAAATCCTGTACGGCAAATATTCAGGTACTGAAATTAAGCTTGATGGTAAAGAATACCTTATCATGCACCAGGAAGATATTCTTGGCGTAATGGAAAAAGGTAAGTAA
- a CDS encoding sugar-binding protein encodes MCKSNCRAITVLKLMFLAIILFTGIAKADESYKPSVTVWQTKSAPKIDGVINDTCWQEVQPITGFCTISGTTTAEVQTTAKLCYDDNNLYFAIVCEDPMASTAVAKAKIQDYDGSVYNDDSIEIFVSSNPDTSVYYHFVVNILNTKYDAKHSGKSDVPAWNADWQSEIRVNDTGWTIEICLPFTGLGILPPVPDNVWALNIARSRYAKEVAELSEWSPTYEGFHNPQHFGVVKFGDKQPVIIDIPAFSDSDIGYNKAKFVATNKNTVNVGLKIVVDTGLGDDINQKSVQTLNLKPNQQLESEAGYGITNPADDTLWFSLYAIKLNNLIYRQRVPLKSMPSYDIVNTCRVMNSLVQKNISDIKTDLEPITKSLDNCESELNRMVEQQNGVSREEWAKTDTAKELAKQCKTIDMSNIVLWTKSPMLKISESALPNSIKDVEIIELYAAQSEYESTVVNITNLSGAQIDARVMVSPLKNVETKEEIQTKDVVTTHEIVFVDTRLNTRESDALPISNQIGRVVIPSQQTQQMWFNYRTHNLKPGVYENEIKVVPFDIKLPTKKVKVKLTVWPFVLPAKMPINVYQWDYAKCSAQVDDLFAHKVNTILVSQPVPIFNDDGTIKTVDFSSNGALNYKKGRGAYLVYSYGILREVNRSIEKNNKWEYMGPEWKRAFKNYVIAFVKYLKTQGIGYNDFAVQLWDEASGENVGNVVKGGAFLREIDPNIITVMDGNQGADQLTAMEPYIDIWIPRIESLEKPGEKSEKILAFYRQQQAKGKPVWCYSCSTNCKTLNPLSYYRLKPWIAWDLKLDGVCYWAYNSWRGDPWNAFDGGMEDAAVIYNIDDYKNDVSPVTSRRWETWRDGLEDYLYLHILKERIQKLEAVKPSQKSELVVQAKQVLDDAVKTVLANKTDPSVVMDYRKKIAEMIVKLQ; translated from the coding sequence ATGTGTAAATCAAACTGTCGCGCAATTACCGTTTTGAAGTTAATGTTTTTAGCAATAATATTGTTTACAGGTATTGCCAAAGCGGACGAAAGTTATAAACCGTCCGTAACTGTTTGGCAAACAAAATCTGCGCCTAAGATTGACGGCGTTATTAACGATACTTGCTGGCAGGAAGTACAACCAATCACAGGGTTCTGTACAATATCTGGTACAACCACAGCTGAAGTACAAACTACTGCGAAACTGTGTTACGACGACAATAACTTGTATTTCGCAATCGTTTGTGAAGACCCGATGGCCAGTACTGCAGTAGCGAAAGCTAAAATACAAGACTATGACGGTTCAGTTTATAATGACGATTCTATAGAAATATTTGTTAGTTCAAACCCTGATACGAGTGTGTACTACCATTTTGTTGTAAACATTTTAAACACAAAGTATGACGCGAAACATTCTGGTAAATCCGATGTACCCGCATGGAATGCGGACTGGCAAAGTGAAATCCGGGTTAACGATACTGGGTGGACAATTGAAATATGTCTTCCTTTTACCGGGTTAGGAATATTACCGCCTGTGCCAGATAACGTTTGGGCATTGAACATTGCTCGTAGCCGTTATGCAAAAGAAGTAGCAGAATTATCCGAATGGTCTCCAACATATGAAGGGTTCCATAACCCGCAACACTTCGGAGTTGTTAAGTTTGGCGATAAACAACCGGTTATTATTGATATTCCCGCATTTAGTGATTCGGATATTGGATACAATAAAGCAAAGTTTGTGGCAACAAACAAAAACACGGTAAACGTTGGCTTAAAAATAGTAGTTGATACCGGATTAGGCGATGACATTAATCAAAAATCAGTACAAACGTTGAATTTAAAACCAAATCAACAGTTAGAAAGTGAAGCCGGGTATGGAATAACTAACCCTGCAGATGACACGCTATGGTTTTCGTTGTATGCTATTAAACTGAATAACCTTATATACCGTCAACGAGTGCCGCTGAAATCAATGCCTAGCTACGATATTGTTAATACCTGCCGTGTAATGAACTCATTGGTACAGAAGAATATATCCGATATAAAAACAGATTTGGAACCGATTACTAAATCGTTGGATAATTGCGAGTCTGAGTTAAACCGGATGGTGGAACAACAAAACGGTGTTTCACGAGAAGAATGGGCAAAAACTGATACGGCAAAAGAGTTGGCAAAACAATGCAAAACTATAGACATGTCGAACATAGTTTTATGGACCAAAAGCCCGATGTTGAAAATTTCGGAATCTGCGCTACCAAATAGTATCAAAGATGTTGAAATTATAGAGTTGTATGCCGCGCAGTCTGAATACGAGTCCACAGTGGTAAACATAACAAATTTGTCGGGCGCACAAATTGACGCACGTGTTATGGTTTCACCTCTAAAAAATGTGGAAACCAAAGAAGAAATACAGACAAAAGATGTTGTTACTACGCACGAGATCGTGTTTGTTGATACGCGGCTCAACACCCGTGAATCCGATGCGTTGCCAATATCTAACCAGATTGGCAGAGTGGTAATACCGTCGCAGCAAACACAGCAGATGTGGTTTAATTATAGGACGCACAACCTTAAACCCGGGGTGTACGAAAACGAAATCAAAGTTGTACCGTTTGATATTAAGTTGCCAACTAAAAAAGTTAAGGTTAAACTTACCGTATGGCCGTTTGTGTTACCCGCGAAAATGCCGATAAATGTGTACCAATGGGACTACGCGAAATGTTCCGCGCAAGTTGATGACCTTTTTGCGCATAAGGTGAATACAATATTGGTGTCCCAACCTGTCCCAATCTTTAACGACGACGGGACTATCAAAACCGTAGATTTTAGTTCAAACGGAGCGCTTAACTACAAAAAAGGGCGGGGCGCGTATCTCGTGTACAGTTACGGAATTTTAAGGGAAGTTAACAGAAGTATTGAGAAGAACAATAAATGGGAGTACATGGGACCTGAGTGGAAACGCGCGTTCAAGAACTATGTTATCGCGTTTGTTAAATACTTGAAAACCCAGGGGATTGGGTACAACGATTTCGCGGTACAGTTATGGGACGAAGCATCCGGCGAAAACGTGGGTAACGTTGTTAAAGGCGGCGCGTTTCTACGCGAGATTGACCCGAATATAATAACTGTGATGGATGGCAATCAAGGAGCCGACCAGTTGACCGCAATGGAACCCTACATAGACATCTGGATTCCACGGATTGAATCGTTAGAGAAACCTGGTGAAAAGAGTGAGAAAATATTAGCGTTTTACCGCCAACAACAGGCGAAAGGCAAACCGGTATGGTGTTATAGTTGTTCAACTAACTGTAAAACATTAAATCCGTTATCGTATTACCGGCTGAAACCGTGGATAGCGTGGGACTTGAAGTTAGACGGCGTATGCTACTGGGCATACAACTCGTGGCGCGGCGACCCGTGGAACGCTTTTGATGGCGGTATGGAAGACGCTGCGGTGATCTATAACATTGACGATTATAAAAACGACGTCAGCCCGGTTACGAGCCGCCGGTGGGAAACCTGGCGGGATGGGTTGGAAGATTATTTGTATCTGCACATCCTCAAGGAACGGATACAAAAACTTGAAGCTGTAAAACCGTCACAAAAATCCGAATTGGTTGTTCAAGCGAAACAGGTGTTGGACGACGCTGTGAAAACTGTGTTGGCAAACAAAACCGACCCTTCTGTGGTAATGGACTACCGTAAAAAAATCGCGGAGATGATTGTTAAGTTGCAGTAA